The Niastella koreensis GR20-10 genome includes a window with the following:
- a CDS encoding efflux RND transporter periplasmic adaptor subunit produces MQLRNLIHKAKGLTAIVNTPLTLIAGIGLMALLPACNSTNGEEAPKNKVEAPAVPAVETVPLQKGMLSTSLSIPGELIAFQQVDLYAKENSFVKKLYADVGTEVKAGQLLATMEAPELTSLESAAQSRLKSQEAIYIASKANYDRLLETSKTPGTVSQNDLDQAMAKKNSDFAQWDAAKAQSREIADRKGYLEIRAPFNGVITTRNVNPGAYVGPSGKGSEFPLFTLQEQKKLRLVIYVPEAYTGYLDQQDKVNFTVNAFPNEKFTAQVKRLAGALDLKLRSQRIEMDVANEKKRLLPGMVSSVIIPLSTKDSSFILPKSAVVSSQERVFVIKVVNGKAEWVDVKKGRENDGKVEVFGELTGGDTIVKTGSEEVRDGSTVNVKKG; encoded by the coding sequence ATGCAACTGAGAAATTTAATACATAAAGCAAAGGGTCTGACAGCAATAGTCAATACACCTTTGACCCTGATCGCAGGCATCGGCCTGATGGCTTTATTACCCGCCTGTAATTCAACCAATGGGGAAGAGGCCCCCAAAAATAAAGTGGAAGCCCCTGCTGTTCCGGCAGTAGAAACAGTGCCGCTGCAAAAAGGCATGTTGTCCACCAGTTTATCAATACCCGGCGAGTTAATTGCATTTCAACAGGTTGACCTGTATGCAAAAGAAAACAGCTTTGTAAAGAAGTTGTATGCCGATGTGGGCACTGAAGTAAAAGCAGGCCAGTTGCTGGCTACCATGGAAGCACCCGAACTGACTTCATTGGAATCTGCCGCCCAATCAAGATTGAAATCGCAGGAAGCTATATACATCGCCAGCAAGGCCAATTACGACCGGTTGCTGGAAACGAGCAAAACGCCCGGTACCGTTTCGCAAAACGACCTGGACCAGGCCATGGCAAAAAAGAACTCTGATTTTGCCCAGTGGGATGCGGCAAAAGCGCAATCGCGCGAAATTGCCGACAGAAAAGGATATTTAGAGATCAGGGCGCCTTTTAACGGCGTGATCACTACCCGTAACGTCAACCCCGGCGCCTATGTAGGCCCTTCGGGTAAAGGTTCTGAGTTCCCGCTGTTCACCTTGCAGGAACAAAAGAAACTGCGTCTGGTTATTTATGTGCCCGAAGCTTATACCGGTTACCTCGATCAACAGGATAAAGTGAACTTTACCGTAAATGCATTCCCCAACGAAAAATTCACGGCCCAGGTAAAAAGGCTGGCCGGCGCACTGGACCTCAAGTTGCGTTCACAACGCATTGAGATGGATGTGGCCAACGAGAAAAAAAGATTATTGCCCGGCATGGTATCGAGCGTAATCATTCCTTTATCAACCAAAGACAGTTCTTTCATTTTGCCCAAATCGGCTGTTGTTAGCTCACAGGAAAGAGTGTTTGTGATCAAGGTCGTAAATGGCAAAGCGGAGTGGGTTGATGTGAAGAAGGGCCGGGAAAATGATGGTAAGGTGGAGGTGTTTGGTGAGTTGACTGGTGGTGATACTATTGTGAAAACAGGGAGCGAGGAAGTTAGAGACGGGAGTACGGTTAATGTGAAGAAGGGATAG
- a CDS encoding AraC family transcriptional regulator has translation MSGDYLHHPFEIVYKETDEVLKQAHRHNFFELVYIIDGTGTHCINKNKFEYCNGHLFLLTPQDMHKVTVKTTTKFFLIRFNDIYFKSQNEQASSQQKEWINKLEYIFHNTTHSPGCILKGMSDRVLVKALIDGLIKEHINKEPYHQEIIHQIVNTLISIVARNIYIKVPKRMKPDANNDDTTLKIIHYVQANIYKPELLKAEQIANAFQISVNYLSEYFKKHTGETLQTYITNYKLRLVEARLIHSDMRINEIAFELHFTDESHLNRIFKKYKGISPSGYRKQILFDKKTVIAATA, from the coding sequence ATGAGCGGAGATTACCTTCATCACCCCTTCGAGATCGTTTATAAAGAAACCGACGAAGTATTGAAACAAGCCCACAGGCACAACTTCTTTGAATTGGTTTACATCATAGACGGTACCGGCACCCATTGCATAAATAAAAACAAGTTCGAGTATTGCAACGGCCATCTTTTCCTGCTTACGCCGCAGGACATGCATAAGGTAACTGTTAAAACAACTACCAAGTTCTTCCTGATCCGATTCAATGATATTTATTTCAAATCGCAGAACGAACAGGCCAGCAGTCAGCAAAAAGAATGGATCAATAAACTTGAATACATTTTCCATAACACCACGCATTCGCCGGGCTGTATTTTAAAAGGCATGAGCGATCGCGTGCTGGTGAAAGCATTGATAGATGGATTGATAAAAGAACACATCAATAAAGAACCCTATCACCAGGAGATCATTCACCAGATTGTGAACACCCTCATCTCGATCGTAGCCCGCAACATCTATATTAAGGTACCAAAACGCATGAAGCCTGATGCCAATAATGATGATACCACTTTAAAGATCATTCATTATGTACAGGCCAATATTTATAAACCGGAATTGCTGAAGGCAGAACAGATTGCCAACGCCTTTCAGATCTCTGTCAATTACCTCAGCGAATATTTTAAAAAGCATACCGGCGAAACCTTACAAACCTACATCACCAACTACAAGCTAAGGCTGGTAGAAGCAAGACTTATCCATAGCGATATGCGTATTAACGAGATTGCCTTTGAATTACATTTCACCGATGAAAGCCATTTGAACCGCATTTTTAAAAAGTATAAAGGCATTAGTCCATCCGGTTACCGCAAACAGATCCTGTTTGATAAGAAGACCGTAATTGCGGCTACTGCTTAG
- a CDS encoding TolC family protein: MLLATTQENARAQSTQQLTLSDAINTGLKNYQSIQAKRSYLNASSALVQNTRNEYLPNVIASVQQDFGNINGQYGPLAAIGGVAGVSSSGPITPSQSWNSSWGGLYFLNTNWEVYSFGRLKSKINLYSAQVQRDSADLMQEEFVQSVKIAGAYLNLLTAQRLLNTAQSNLDRALYVKEVVTARTRTGLNAGVDSSIANSEVSRARLAIIDARNSELQYRNQLAQLLNVPPAEFSLDTTFINKTPVETNTNVAITQNPQVKFFQARINQSDYTTAYLKRSILPGLNLFGIIQTKGSGFDYTYSAANPKYSQSYYDGIKPTRTNYVAGVSIAWNITSLAKIKYQVKAQQFLTEAYRNEYNLVSTQLQDQLVLADQRIANSLQSVAEVPVQYKAASDAYLQKSVLYKNGLTNIVDVQQAQYALNRAEADLNVAYINVWQSLLLKAAASGDFDLFVKQVK; encoded by the coding sequence ATGCTATTAGCGACCACTCAGGAAAACGCAAGGGCACAATCAACGCAACAGTTGACTTTATCAGATGCCATTAATACCGGATTAAAAAATTATCAAAGCATCCAGGCCAAACGCAGTTACCTGAATGCTTCTTCTGCGTTGGTGCAAAACACCCGCAATGAGTATTTACCAAACGTGATCGCCTCAGTGCAGCAGGATTTTGGCAACATCAACGGACAATACGGCCCGCTGGCCGCTATTGGTGGTGTGGCCGGAGTTTCATCGAGCGGTCCCATCACGCCTTCCCAAAGCTGGAATTCTTCCTGGGGTGGGTTATATTTTTTAAATACCAACTGGGAAGTATATTCTTTTGGCCGCCTCAAATCAAAGATCAATCTGTATTCAGCCCAGGTGCAACGCGATTCAGCAGACCTGATGCAGGAAGAGTTTGTGCAGAGCGTAAAGATTGCCGGCGCTTATTTGAACCTGCTCACCGCTCAACGGCTGTTGAATACGGCGCAGTCGAATCTTGACCGGGCTCTGTATGTAAAGGAAGTAGTTACTGCGCGTACCCGTACCGGTTTAAATGCCGGGGTTGATTCTTCCATCGCCAATTCGGAAGTATCGCGCGCGCGGCTGGCCATCATCGATGCCCGTAACAGCGAACTGCAATACCGTAACCAGCTGGCACAGTTGCTAAACGTTCCGCCGGCTGAGTTTAGCCTCGATACCACCTTTATTAATAAGACGCCGGTTGAAACGAATACCAACGTGGCCATTACGCAAAACCCGCAGGTGAAGTTCTTCCAGGCACGGATCAATCAAAGCGATTATACTACAGCCTACCTCAAGAGAAGTATATTGCCGGGGCTGAACCTGTTTGGGATCATTCAAACCAAGGGGTCCGGGTTCGATTATACTTATTCAGCTGCCAATCCTAAATATTCACAGAGTTATTATGATGGCATAAAACCCACCCGCACCAACTATGTGGCAGGGGTATCTATTGCCTGGAATATTACCAGCCTGGCAAAAATAAAGTACCAGGTAAAAGCTCAGCAGTTCCTTACGGAGGCATATAGAAACGAGTACAACCTTGTAAGCACCCAGTTGCAGGACCAATTGGTGCTGGCCGATCAGCGGATAGCCAACAGTTTGCAAAGCGTGGCGGAAGTACCCGTGCAGTACAAAGCCGCTTCTGATGCCTATTTGCAAAAAAGCGTTTTATATAAAAACGGATTGACCAATATCGTGGATGTGCAACAGGCGCAATATGCGTTGAACCGGGCCGAAGCCGATCTGAACGTTGCCTATATTAATGTATGGCAGTCGTTGTTACTGAAAGCAGCCGCTTCCGGTGATTTTGATTTATTCGTAAAGCAGGTCAAATAA
- a CDS encoding MFS transporter, translated as MTSASPRKSRIATAVFFFVSGFGFSSWASRIPTIQQNLHLSEGKLGAVLFALPAGLMCTLPVTGYLLRRFSSRYIMFTGAVLFNIMLCLVGFTRETWQLVVVLFFFGSSRNLFNISANAQSIGVQKLYDRSIIATFHAIWSVAGFLAAALGSLLVSFSVQPSWHFLAVCILLTTLCTFFFKDSVHQQPQPHERLQKTKFRMPDKALLRLGFMCFAAMACEGTMYDWSAIYLKKAVHASKEIATAGYAFYMVAVTLGRFTGDKLANSFGVKAVLKYSGLFILTGLLLAAIFPYIVTTGLGFMMAGFGLSCVVPMVFSMAGKVKHMSGGPAIAGVSTIGYFGFLIVPPMVGFIAEAFNLRWSIAIISLLGILITWLVSEMKEE; from the coding sequence ATGACTAGTGCTTCACCAAGAAAATCCCGTATAGCTACCGCTGTTTTCTTTTTTGTTTCGGGTTTTGGTTTTTCATCATGGGCCTCCCGCATTCCAACCATTCAACAGAACTTACATTTGAGTGAAGGAAAGCTCGGCGCCGTGCTCTTTGCTTTACCGGCAGGGTTAATGTGCACCCTGCCTGTTACCGGTTATTTGTTGCGCCGCTTCAGCAGCCGCTATATCATGTTCACCGGCGCAGTGCTATTCAACATCATGTTGTGCCTGGTGGGCTTTACCCGTGAAACCTGGCAACTGGTGGTAGTGCTGTTCTTCTTTGGCTCCTCGCGCAACCTGTTTAACATCTCGGCCAACGCCCAAAGTATCGGCGTGCAAAAACTATACGACCGGTCCATCATCGCCACCTTTCATGCCATTTGGAGTGTAGCCGGCTTTTTAGCCGCTGCGCTTGGTTCATTGCTCGTTTCTTTCAGCGTTCAACCCTCCTGGCATTTTCTGGCCGTTTGTATTTTACTGACCACCCTTTGTACCTTTTTCTTTAAAGATAGCGTACACCAGCAACCGCAACCACACGAGCGCCTGCAAAAAACAAAATTCAGGATGCCCGACAAAGCCCTGCTGCGGCTGGGTTTTATGTGTTTTGCCGCCATGGCCTGCGAAGGCACCATGTACGACTGGAGCGCCATTTACCTGAAGAAAGCTGTGCATGCATCCAAAGAAATCGCCACGGCTGGTTATGCTTTTTACATGGTGGCCGTAACCCTGGGACGGTTTACCGGCGATAAGCTGGCCAATAGTTTTGGCGTAAAAGCCGTGCTGAAATACAGCGGGCTGTTTATATTAACCGGTTTATTACTGGCAGCTATTTTCCCTTACATAGTTACTACCGGACTGGGTTTTATGATGGCAGGGTTTGGTTTATCCTGTGTGGTGCCCATGGTATTCAGCATGGCCGGTAAGGTAAAACATATGAGCGGCGGTCCGGCCATTGCAGGCGTTTCCACCATTGGGTATTTTGGCTTTTTGATTGTGCCGCCCATGGTAGGGTTTATTGCCGAAGCATTTAACCTGCGCTGGTCAATTGCCATTATTTCCTTATTGGGGATTTTAATAACCTGGCTGGTTAGTGAGATGAAGGAAGAATAA
- a CDS encoding ring-cleaving dioxygenase produces the protein MDNKILGIHHITAIAGDAQRNYDFYTKALGLRLVKKTVNFDDPHTYHFYYGNENGTPGTILTFFPWTHVHPGRLGTGMATDIGYAVPKGSLDFWSNHFDKHQVRFGQVDEQFGEQILRFEDPDGLRIQLVEAGADNRTPWETSEIKKDVAIKGFHSIVLTLRNIKPTASILTDIFGYKLLKQEGNRYRFITDAIENAAIVDLVEEPEVTHGLVAGGTNHHVAFRVKNDQLLMEYREKIASKGYNITPKIDRNYFYSLYFREPGGVLFELATDNPGFAIDEPVSELGTHLKLPAQYEGDRETIVNHLPKLVQ, from the coding sequence ATGGACAATAAAATTCTGGGCATCCATCACATTACGGCGATAGCCGGTGACGCTCAACGCAATTATGACTTTTACACAAAAGCACTCGGGTTAAGACTGGTAAAGAAAACCGTGAATTTTGACGACCCCCACACCTATCACTTTTATTATGGTAATGAAAATGGCACCCCTGGTACCATCCTTACCTTTTTTCCCTGGACGCACGTACACCCAGGCCGTTTAGGTACCGGTATGGCTACCGATATCGGTTATGCGGTGCCAAAGGGCAGCCTCGATTTCTGGAGCAATCATTTTGATAAGCACCAGGTACGTTTCGGCCAGGTAGACGAACAATTCGGCGAACAGATCCTTCGCTTTGAAGACCCCGACGGTTTGCGCATTCAACTGGTGGAAGCCGGTGCCGACAACCGCACTCCCTGGGAAACCAGCGAGATAAAAAAAGACGTAGCCATTAAAGGATTTCACAGTATTGTGTTAACCCTTCGTAATATAAAACCTACCGCCAGTATTCTAACCGATATCTTCGGTTATAAACTGTTGAAGCAGGAAGGTAACCGGTATCGCTTTATAACCGATGCCATCGAGAATGCAGCCATCGTTGACCTGGTGGAAGAACCTGAAGTTACCCATGGACTGGTAGCCGGCGGTACCAATCACCACGTAGCATTTCGCGTAAAGAACGATCAGTTGCTGATGGAATACCGGGAGAAGATCGCCAGCAAAGGATATAATATAACACCTAAAATAGACCGAAATTATTTTTACTCGTTGTATTTCCGCGAACCAGGTGGTGTGTTGTTTGAACTGGCTACAGATAATCCTGGTTTTGCCATTGATGAACCGGTAAGTGAATTGGGTACCCACCTGAAACTGCCTGCGCAGTATGAAGGCGACCGGGAAACCATAGTGAACCATTTACCCAAACTGGTACAGTAA
- a CDS encoding alpha/beta hydrolase, with protein sequence MHTKQVIKAGTQTGEATKALVMLHGRGGSAEDILGLAQYLPVNDFALFAPQATNNTWYPYSFMAAPQENEPWLSGALKVVGEVVADIEAGGIKKENIYFLGFSQGACLTLEYVARNAGKYGGVVAFTGGLIGDQLYLQNYKGDFAGTPVFIGTSDPDPHVPVHRVLASTAILTDMHAQVTQKIYKNMGHTISQDEINQVSELIFKES encoded by the coding sequence ATGCATACGAAACAAGTTATAAAAGCCGGAACGCAAACAGGCGAAGCCACAAAAGCATTGGTCATGTTACATGGACGAGGCGGCAGTGCGGAAGATATTCTGGGGCTGGCGCAGTATTTGCCGGTAAACGACTTCGCGCTGTTTGCACCCCAGGCTACCAATAATACCTGGTACCCCTATTCTTTTATGGCCGCGCCCCAGGAAAATGAACCCTGGTTATCGGGCGCGCTGAAAGTGGTGGGAGAAGTAGTGGCGGATATAGAAGCCGGCGGTATTAAAAAAGAGAACATTTATTTCCTGGGTTTTTCGCAGGGCGCCTGTTTAACCCTGGAATATGTAGCCCGCAATGCCGGTAAATATGGCGGCGTGGTTGCTTTTACCGGCGGATTAATCGGCGACCAGCTTTACTTACAGAATTATAAGGGAGATTTTGCCGGAACGCCGGTGTTCATTGGCACCAGCGATCCCGATCCCCACGTTCCGGTTCACCGGGTGCTGGCCTCTACCGCAATTTTGACGGATATGCACGCCCAGGTTACGCAAAAGATCTATAAGAATATGGGGCATACCATCAGTCAGGATGAGATCAATCAGGTAAGTGAATTAATCTTCAAAGAATCCTAA
- a CDS encoding efflux RND transporter permease subunit: protein MNLIRLALRKPITILVLVAGLCFFGISAVKKIKIDIFPSLDLPVIYLSHPFSGYTPTQMEAFFGKNYVNLLLYVSGVKSIETKNIQGLTLMKLSFYPGTNMAQAAAEVSAFSNRAQAIFPNGSQPPFILRFDASTLPVGQLVVTSPTRSNNELLDLANVYVRSAFTSIPGLVSPAPFGGNVRTVVIKADPELMRAHNMTPDQLVAAIRINNQTTPSGNVRINDNNYITPTNTLIKTIKDFEDIPLFKGGVQNLYLRDVASVEDGADVTTSYALVNGKRSVYMPITKSADASTWEVVQNLKKALPKFQAQLPDDVKLSYEFDQSVYVINAVKSLVSEGAIGAILTGLMVLLFLGDARGALIVILTIPTSIISGVLFLSLFHQTINIMTLSGLSLAIGILVDESTVTIENIHQHFAMGKSKATAIWDACKEIAFPKLLILLCILAVFAPAFTMGGIPGSLFLPLALAIAFSMITSYFLAQTFVPILANWIMKAHPANHDTQEKMHAAVAGGDHDTWDQKKLLLEKDEKDLTRFEKLRNRFLRFLGRLYIVRKPVVIAYVVLVSGAAVLLLNNIGRDVLPRTNSGQFQLRLRAPEGTRIERTEGIMLKTLDALNGIVGKEHIAVTSAFIGQHPGLFSTSPIYLFMAGPHEAVLQVQLKEDYKADIDVLKEKIREKLSATMPDVKLSFEPIQLTDKILSQGSPTPIEVRIAGRNKKLNEVYANKVIDKLKQISYMRDVQLGQSTKYPSINVNIDRTRAAQLGVDINDVSRSLIASTSSSRYTEKNIWVDEKSNLAYSVMVYVPENKMTSVSNIGEIPILNNQPRPVLSDVATITPDFTYGENDNLGAMPVLSVTANLNNKDLGTAARDVQKALASLGELPRGLTVEPIGLTNVLTDTLDSLQSGLLVAIVVIFLMLAANFQSFKVSLVILATIPAVILGSLIMLKLTGSTLNLQSYMGIIMSVGVSIANSVLLITNAEHLRLHNGNAWESAREAAALRLRPILMTTIAMVAGMIPMASGLGEGGDQASPLGRAVIGGLIASTFAALFILPMVFAWMQGKTTTQSVSLDPTDHESKFYEKDAE from the coding sequence ATGAATCTGATTAGATTAGCATTACGGAAACCTATAACGATACTGGTGTTGGTAGCAGGGTTGTGCTTTTTTGGTATAAGCGCAGTGAAGAAGATAAAAATTGACATTTTCCCTTCGCTCGACCTGCCGGTAATCTATCTTTCCCATCCGTTTTCCGGTTATACCCCAACCCAAATGGAAGCGTTCTTTGGAAAGAACTACGTGAACCTGTTATTATATGTATCTGGCGTAAAGAGCATTGAAACAAAGAATATTCAGGGGCTAACGCTGATGAAGCTGTCATTTTATCCTGGCACTAACATGGCCCAGGCTGCAGCAGAGGTAAGTGCGTTCAGTAACCGGGCCCAGGCGATCTTTCCCAATGGATCGCAACCGCCATTCATTCTGCGGTTCGACGCCAGTACCCTGCCGGTGGGGCAATTGGTAGTTACCAGTCCCACGCGTTCCAATAACGAATTACTCGATCTGGCCAACGTGTATGTGCGATCTGCCTTTACCTCTATACCGGGGCTGGTTTCACCCGCGCCTTTTGGTGGTAACGTACGTACCGTGGTAATAAAGGCAGATCCTGAATTAATGCGGGCGCATAATATGACGCCTGATCAACTGGTGGCAGCCATCCGCATCAACAACCAAACCACGCCCTCGGGTAACGTGCGTATCAATGATAACAATTACATTACGCCTACCAATACTTTAATCAAGACCATCAAGGATTTTGAGGATATACCTTTATTTAAAGGAGGTGTGCAGAACCTGTATTTGCGTGATGTTGCTTCGGTAGAAGATGGAGCAGATGTAACTACCAGCTATGCCCTGGTTAATGGAAAAAGATCGGTATACATGCCTATCACCAAGTCGGCCGATGCCAGTACATGGGAGGTGGTACAGAACCTGAAGAAAGCATTGCCTAAATTCCAGGCCCAGTTACCGGATGATGTGAAATTGTCGTACGAGTTTGACCAGTCTGTATATGTGATCAACGCGGTAAAGAGCCTGGTGTCTGAAGGTGCTATCGGCGCCATTCTCACCGGTTTGATGGTGTTGTTGTTCCTGGGCGATGCCCGCGGTGCGTTGATCGTGATCCTGACAATTCCTACTTCTATTATTTCAGGCGTATTGTTCCTGTCACTGTTCCATCAAACCATCAATATCATGACGCTGAGTGGTCTGTCACTCGCCATTGGTATTCTTGTGGATGAATCGACTGTGACGATAGAAAATATCCACCAGCACTTTGCTATGGGCAAGTCGAAGGCCACGGCCATCTGGGACGCGTGTAAGGAAATAGCCTTTCCCAAATTGCTGATCCTGTTGTGTATCCTGGCTGTTTTTGCCCCCGCGTTCACCATGGGCGGCATTCCGGGTTCTTTATTCCTGCCGCTGGCCCTCGCCATTGCATTCTCCATGATCACGTCTTATTTCCTGGCGCAAACATTCGTTCCTATTCTGGCCAACTGGATCATGAAAGCGCATCCTGCCAATCATGATACCCAGGAAAAAATGCATGCGGCCGTTGCCGGTGGCGATCATGATACCTGGGACCAAAAGAAACTGCTGCTGGAAAAAGATGAGAAAGACCTCACCCGGTTTGAAAAACTGCGGAACCGTTTCCTGCGTTTCCTGGGTCGCTTATATATAGTGCGTAAACCGGTGGTGATCGCCTATGTGGTGCTGGTAAGCGGTGCTGCGGTACTGTTACTGAATAACATTGGCCGCGATGTATTACCCCGTACCAATTCCGGGCAATTCCAGTTGCGGTTACGGGCGCCCGAGGGAACACGTATAGAACGTACAGAAGGCATTATGCTTAAAACGCTGGATGCATTGAATGGAATCGTTGGCAAAGAGCATATAGCTGTTACCTCGGCATTCATTGGGCAGCACCCTGGTTTGTTCAGTACCAGCCCTATCTATTTGTTCATGGCCGGCCCGCATGAAGCCGTGTTGCAGGTGCAATTAAAAGAGGACTATAAAGCCGACATCGATGTTCTGAAAGAAAAAATAAGGGAGAAGCTAAGTGCAACCATGCCTGATGTAAAATTGTCGTTCGAGCCCATTCAGTTAACCGATAAGATCCTGAGCCAGGGGTCGCCCACGCCTATCGAGGTGCGCATTGCTGGCAGAAATAAAAAGTTAAATGAAGTGTATGCCAATAAGGTTATTGATAAATTGAAACAGATCTCCTACATGCGGGATGTGCAATTGGGTCAATCGACCAAATACCCTTCTATTAACGTAAATATAGATAGAACTAGGGCCGCTCAACTGGGAGTTGACATCAATGATGTTTCCCGTTCCCTGATTGCCTCTACTTCTTCATCACGGTATACTGAAAAGAACATATGGGTAGATGAAAAATCAAACCTGGCGTATAGTGTGATGGTGTATGTACCTGAAAACAAAATGACCAGCGTAAGCAATATTGGAGAAATACCTATTTTAAATAACCAGCCACGGCCGGTATTGAGCGATGTGGCAACTATTACACCTGATTTTACTTATGGCGAAAACGACAACCTTGGCGCCATGCCGGTGCTGAGCGTTACTGCCAACTTAAATAACAAGGACCTGGGCACAGCCGCCCGCGATGTACAAAAAGCCCTTGCTTCATTGGGTGAATTGCCCCGGGGGTTAACCGTTGAACCAATAGGCCTTACTAACGTACTAACCGATACGCTGGATAGTTTACAAAGCGGTTTGTTGGTAGCCATTGTGGTGATCTTCCTGATGCTGGCAGCGAACTTCCAGTCATTCAAAGTTTCGTTGGTGATCCTGGCCACCATCCCGGCGGTAATCCTGGGTTCACTGATCATGTTGAAGTTGACCGGTTCTACCCTTAACCTGCAATCGTATATGGGTATCATTATGTCGGTGGGGGTATCTATCGCCAACTCGGTATTATTGATCACCAATGCAGAACACCTGCGGTTGCACAATGGTAATGCCTGGGAGTCGGCGAGGGAAGCGGCCGCGTTGCGTCTGCGTCCGATCCTGATGACTACCATTGCGATGGTGGCAGGTATGATCCCGATGGCATCCGGTTTGGGTGAAGGCGGAGATCAGGCTTCCCCGCTGGGACGTGCCGTAATTGGCGGATTGATCGCTTCTACCTTCGCGGCCCTGTTTATTCTGCCCATGGTGTTTGCCTGGATGCAGGGTAAAACAACTACCCAGTCAGTATCACTGGACCCAACCGATCATGAAAGTAAATTTTACGAGAAGGACGCCGAATAA